A region from the Geobacter benzoatilyticus genome encodes:
- a CDS encoding helix-hairpin-helix domain-containing protein, with amino-acid sequence MKESMKELQKIKGVGEILARRFVEAGYDTFAKIAEAGEDALKAIKGVNPRAITSIVSQSAGLADEGGKARARRVEELKVAVATLKGQVEGIARSVSERFPEELLGKKGKKIEKEILKMMSALERVEGKIGKRIKRSGKGLAKAEDRLAGLAEESAKRVGKGLKRARKSLKRVLS; translated from the coding sequence ATGAAGGAAAGCATGAAAGAACTGCAGAAAATCAAGGGGGTCGGCGAGATCCTCGCCCGGCGTTTTGTCGAGGCCGGTTATGATACTTTTGCAAAGATCGCCGAAGCGGGCGAGGATGCGTTGAAAGCCATCAAGGGGGTCAATCCGAGGGCAATTACGTCCATCGTCTCCCAGTCCGCCGGACTTGCCGATGAAGGGGGCAAGGCGCGGGCAAGGCGGGTGGAGGAGTTGAAGGTTGCTGTCGCTACCCTGAAAGGGCAGGTGGAGGGGATTGCCCGCAGCGTCAGTGAACGTTTCCCGGAAGAGCTCCTGGGGAAAAAGGGGAAGAAAATCGAAAAGGAAATCCTTAAGATGATGTCCGCCCTGGAGCGGGTGGAAGGAAAGATCGGCAAGCGGATAAAACGCTCCGGGAAGGGACTTGCCAAAGCCGAGGACCGCCTGGCCGGACTTGCCGAGGAAAGCGCGAAGAGGGTCGGCAAGGGGCTCAAGAGAGCCCGCAAATCGCTCAAGCGGGTCCTTTCCTGA
- a CDS encoding SixA phosphatase family protein: MKLYVIRHAAAIESDTAVRDEDRWLTPAGRKVFRKNARRLAGKGVAPECIITSPLARAVQTAEILAAAIDFQGEILVSREMAPGFDVEGLLRLIAANGMPHSLAIVGHEPDLGALAGRLLGRKEALPLGKGAIVALKFAPAKREAPACFRWLIHRGDITRDLPGSAVARLN, encoded by the coding sequence ATGAAGCTTTACGTCATCCGTCACGCCGCGGCAATCGAGTCTGACACTGCTGTTCGGGACGAGGACCGGTGGCTTACCCCGGCGGGCCGCAAGGTATTCCGGAAAAACGCCCGGAGGCTGGCTGGAAAGGGGGTTGCTCCGGAATGCATCATCACAAGTCCCCTTGCCCGAGCGGTTCAGACGGCCGAAATCCTTGCTGCTGCCATTGATTTTCAGGGCGAGATTCTCGTGTCGCGGGAAATGGCGCCGGGGTTCGATGTGGAGGGTTTATTGCGGCTGATTGCGGCCAATGGAATGCCGCACAGCCTGGCGATAGTGGGGCACGAGCCTGATCTCGGGGCGCTGGCCGGCCGGCTTCTCGGGCGCAAAGAAGCGCTTCCCCTCGGAAAAGGGGCCATCGTTGCCTTGAAATTCGCGCCTGCGAAAAGAGAAGCGCCTGCCTGTTTCCGGTGGCTGATTCATCGTGGGGATATAACCAGGGATTTGCCGGGCTCCGCCGTGGCCCGGCTGAATTGA
- a CDS encoding YcgN family cysteine cluster protein, producing the protein MKRSDDNDTWESLCGQCGLCCFEKIEDESGTVFFTATPCRYLDVVTRRCVIYDRRFEINPECVKLTEELVRELNWLHDDCAYRRKLGIKRSRTTMAAQPKRSRKKESSDNGK; encoded by the coding sequence ATGAAGCGATCCGACGACAACGACACTTGGGAATCTCTCTGCGGGCAATGCGGCCTCTGCTGCTTCGAGAAGATTGAAGATGAATCCGGTACCGTATTTTTCACCGCTACCCCATGCCGTTATCTGGATGTTGTTACCAGGCGGTGCGTCATCTACGACCGCCGTTTCGAGATAAACCCAGAATGCGTCAAGCTGACCGAAGAACTGGTCAGGGAGCTCAACTGGCTCCATGACGACTGCGCCTACCGCCGGAAACTGGGGATAAAGCGCTCGCGGACCACAATGGCTGCGCAACCGAAACGATCAAGGAAGAAGGAGTCTTCAGATAATGGGAAATGA
- a CDS encoding DUF6178 family protein, translating into MGNENKLAALRELPAKQQMDSIMKDPEAGKITRALSEQELYWLIKEIGETDTVGLWELAAPEQRTFILDMELWDKWNFSTGKAYEWLEHLVDAGEAAVIEQLPHMDLELLLLMLTKEISVGGGIGELLPDEERVADWDHSFDNTYFLTFKNDKHARVVGKFLDIIYRTNSELYLGLMEGVKGEVEGELEELAFHFRSGRLADLGFPDPEEAQSLYARIDPASFVLEGDKKLLSAAEPRRLPALPGTGGSLLNRLLARPGSDEISQELSYLVNSALVADDTALHDREAMLEIVQRVSGYLNIALEHLAGDDEEKAASILVGERLKRLFQLGFSIVMGLGKQAADLTSDDYATGKALRALHTTPPRYYRAFDPDGIDGFREFRDMEDVRRVREFLGRL; encoded by the coding sequence ATGGGAAATGAGAACAAGCTTGCCGCTCTGCGGGAACTGCCGGCAAAACAGCAGATGGACAGCATCATGAAAGATCCGGAGGCCGGCAAGATTACCCGTGCCCTCTCCGAACAGGAGCTTTACTGGCTCATCAAGGAGATTGGCGAGACGGACACCGTGGGGTTATGGGAACTGGCAGCGCCGGAACAACGGACCTTCATCCTCGACATGGAACTGTGGGACAAGTGGAACTTCTCCACCGGCAAAGCATACGAATGGCTAGAGCACCTCGTTGACGCGGGAGAAGCGGCGGTTATCGAACAACTGCCGCACATGGACCTGGAGCTGCTGCTCCTCATGCTCACGAAGGAAATCAGCGTTGGAGGCGGCATCGGCGAACTCCTCCCGGACGAGGAGCGGGTTGCCGACTGGGACCACTCCTTCGACAACACCTATTTTCTCACCTTCAAAAATGATAAGCACGCCAGGGTTGTCGGCAAATTTCTCGATATCATCTACCGCACAAACAGTGAGCTCTACCTGGGACTCATGGAGGGGGTTAAAGGTGAAGTGGAGGGGGAACTGGAAGAACTGGCTTTTCACTTCCGTTCCGGCAGGCTCGCCGACCTGGGCTTCCCGGATCCGGAGGAGGCCCAGTCTCTCTACGCGCGCATCGACCCTGCATCATTCGTACTTGAAGGTGACAAGAAACTCTTGTCGGCGGCTGAACCCCGCCGGCTCCCCGCCCTGCCGGGAACTGGCGGCTCGCTCCTCAACCGGCTTCTGGCCCGTCCGGGCTCCGACGAGATCAGCCAGGAGCTCTCCTACCTGGTAAACAGCGCCCTGGTGGCCGACGACACCGCGCTCCACGACAGAGAGGCAATGCTGGAGATTGTCCAACGGGTCAGTGGCTACCTGAACATCGCCCTCGAACACCTTGCCGGCGATGACGAAGAAAAAGCCGCATCGATCCTGGTGGGGGAACGCCTTAAGCGCCTTTTCCAGTTAGGGTTCAGCATTGTCATGGGGCTAGGGAAACAGGCTGCGGACCTTACGAGCGACGACTACGCCACCGGCAAGGCACTGCGTGCTCTCCACACCACCCCTCCCCGTTACTACAGGGCCTTCGATCCTGACGGAATCGACGGTTTCAGGGAATTCAGGGACATGGAAGATGTCAGGCGGGTCAGGGAGTTCCTGGGACGGCTGTAA
- a CDS encoding sensor histidine kinase, protein MEEQSRQTNNEEELRRQIAGLEQQVQQLASQLEATNKELQSFNFSVSHDLRAPLTIIDGFSKAVLEDFAGQIPPKAVDYLQRIQKASQRITRQIDALLNLSRLGRDPLTIEQTDLSAIAHTIEQELRYLHPDRTGVTISITDEIVVSGDRQLLRTVIENLLKNAWKYTAKREQADIRFGTMEQEGKQVYFVRDNGAGFDMRYADRLFTPFQRMHRAEEFDGTGIGLATVQRIIHRHRGRIWAEAEEGKGATFYFTLG, encoded by the coding sequence ATGGAAGAACAAAGCCGGCAGACCAACAACGAAGAGGAACTGCGCCGTCAAATCGCCGGACTGGAACAACAGGTGCAGCAACTGGCCTCTCAACTTGAAGCGACGAACAAGGAACTGCAGTCCTTCAACTTCTCCGTCTCCCACGATCTGCGGGCTCCTCTCACGATCATCGACGGGTTCAGCAAAGCGGTACTGGAGGATTTCGCCGGCCAGATTCCTCCCAAAGCGGTGGATTACCTCCAGAGAATCCAGAAAGCAAGCCAGAGAATAACCAGGCAGATCGATGCGCTTCTCAACCTGTCGCGCCTGGGGCGCGACCCCCTCACCATTGAGCAGACCGATCTCTCAGCCATTGCCCATACCATCGAGCAGGAACTCCGCTATCTTCACCCCGACCGAACCGGTGTCACCATCAGCATCACCGATGAAATAGTCGTGAGCGGAGACCGGCAGCTCCTGCGGACGGTCATCGAGAACCTATTGAAAAACGCCTGGAAATACACGGCAAAGCGGGAGCAGGCCGATATCCGGTTCGGCACCATGGAGCAGGAGGGGAAACAGGTTTACTTTGTGCGGGACAACGGGGCAGGGTTCGACATGCGCTACGCAGACCGGCTTTTTACCCCCTTCCAGAGAATGCACAGGGCTGAGGAATTCGATGGAACAGGCATTGGGCTCGCCACCGTCCAGCGGATTATCCATCGCCATAGGGGACGGATATGGGCAGAGGCGGAAGAGGGCAAGGGGGCCACCTTCTATTTCACCCTCGGGTAA
- the mtaB gene encoding tRNA (N(6)-L-threonylcarbamoyladenosine(37)-C(2))-methylthiotransferase MtaB — MQRVAISTLGCKINQFESAAMTESLGKEGYRIVPFDGDADIYVINTCTVTAKTDAESRRLIRRALRSNPEARVVVTGCYAQVAPETVRDLPGVSLVVGNSEKKGIVELLRYAVPAEKVIVSDISRERTAEGLRLESFAEHTRAFLQVQNGCDAFCSYCIVPYARGRSRSVPFDEVLTGIRTFAAQGFREVVLTGIHLGAYGLDLEPQSSLLALLEAAEAEEAVPRLRVGSVEPNELTDDFIDFMARSKMVCPHLHIPLQSGDDGVLARMGRHYTADFFRERVGRIVAAIPDIFIGCDVIAGFPGETDEEFLNTVRLIDELPVAALHVFPYSRREGTVAAGMEGQVDGKVLRARGEVLRELGERKKRAFCGRFVGRQLSVLMQNRGRDGEAAGLSRNYLAVRVPGYGGEMNAEVPVSVTEVTTDGVRGITRG, encoded by the coding sequence ATGCAGAGAGTGGCGATTTCAACCCTTGGTTGCAAGATCAACCAGTTCGAGTCTGCGGCCATGACCGAGAGCCTCGGCAAGGAGGGGTACCGGATTGTTCCCTTTGATGGGGACGCCGATATCTACGTGATCAACACCTGTACCGTGACGGCGAAAACCGATGCCGAATCGCGGCGCCTGATCCGTCGCGCTCTCCGCAGCAACCCGGAGGCCCGGGTAGTGGTGACCGGCTGCTACGCCCAGGTGGCTCCCGAAACGGTTAGGGATCTCCCCGGCGTGTCGCTGGTGGTGGGTAACAGCGAGAAAAAAGGGATCGTGGAGCTGCTGCGGTATGCCGTGCCGGCGGAGAAGGTCATCGTGTCCGATATCTCCAGGGAGCGGACTGCGGAGGGGCTGCGGCTCGAAAGCTTTGCCGAGCACACCAGGGCCTTCCTCCAGGTCCAGAATGGCTGCGACGCCTTCTGCTCCTACTGCATCGTCCCCTATGCCCGGGGGCGGAGCCGGAGCGTTCCCTTCGACGAGGTTCTCACTGGAATCCGAACCTTTGCCGCCCAGGGGTTCCGGGAGGTGGTCCTCACCGGCATCCACCTGGGAGCCTACGGCCTCGACCTGGAGCCGCAGTCGAGCCTTCTTGCCCTTCTGGAGGCCGCGGAGGCGGAGGAAGCGGTGCCGAGGCTGCGGGTCGGGTCGGTGGAGCCCAACGAGCTGACCGATGATTTCATAGACTTCATGGCCCGGTCAAAGATGGTCTGCCCCCACCTCCATATTCCGCTCCAGAGTGGCGACGATGGGGTGCTTGCCCGCATGGGGCGCCACTACACGGCGGATTTTTTCCGGGAACGGGTAGGCAGGATTGTGGCGGCAATCCCCGATATTTTCATCGGCTGCGACGTCATTGCCGGCTTTCCGGGGGAGACTGACGAGGAGTTCCTGAACACGGTCCGCCTCATCGATGAGTTGCCGGTGGCTGCTCTCCATGTGTTCCCCTATTCCCGCCGGGAGGGAACGGTTGCGGCCGGCATGGAAGGGCAGGTGGACGGGAAGGTGCTGCGAGCTCGCGGAGAGGTGCTTCGGGAGCTTGGCGAGCGCAAGAAGCGTGCTTTCTGCGGGCGGTTCGTGGGGCGCCAGCTGTCAGTTCTGATGCAGAACCGGGGGCGGGACGGCGAGGCCGCAGGGCTGTCGCGGAATTATCTCGCGGTCCGGGTGCCCGGTTATGGGGGGGAGATGAACGCCGAGGTTCCGGTCTCTGTGACGGAAGTGACCACCGACGGGGTGCGGGGTATTACCCGAGGGTGA
- the mnmA gene encoding tRNA 2-thiouridine(34) synthase MnmA, with protein sequence MTEKNRKRIVVAMSGGVDSSVTAALLKEQGHEVIGISMQVWDYSKFTAPDGEKFDTCCSLDDIHDARRVAEQIDIPFYVVNFEEEFQRLVIDDFVDEYFRGRTPNPCVRCNQRVKFELLLQKARELGADLLATGHYARIEQGADGLFHLLRGDDPGKDQSYFLFTLSQDQLARVIFPLGGMTKPEVRQLATRFGLRVAEKGESQEICFVPDNDYVRFLEDERGAGSLAGEIVDRAGNVLGRHEGTYRYTVGQRRGLGIAHPHPLYVVGVDAGTCHVIVGSKEELLAPGLSATDVTWVVPPAAETLEVSCKIRYRHHPVPCTVRVLPGNRAEVRFGEPEKSVTPGQAVVFYSGDEVLGGGWIDAAAEG encoded by the coding sequence ATGACGGAGAAAAATAGGAAACGGATAGTCGTCGCCATGAGCGGCGGCGTTGATTCGTCGGTGACGGCGGCGCTCCTGAAGGAACAGGGGCACGAGGTCATCGGCATCTCTATGCAGGTCTGGGATTACTCGAAATTTACCGCCCCGGATGGCGAGAAGTTCGATACCTGCTGCTCCCTGGACGACATCCACGACGCCCGCAGGGTGGCGGAGCAGATCGACATTCCCTTTTACGTGGTGAATTTCGAGGAGGAGTTCCAGCGGCTGGTTATCGACGATTTCGTGGATGAGTATTTCCGGGGCAGGACCCCGAACCCCTGCGTGCGGTGCAATCAGCGGGTGAAGTTCGAGCTTCTGCTCCAGAAGGCCCGTGAACTGGGGGCCGACCTCCTGGCCACCGGGCACTATGCGAGAATCGAGCAGGGTGCTGACGGCCTGTTCCACCTCCTGCGGGGGGACGACCCCGGCAAGGACCAGAGCTACTTCCTCTTCACCCTGAGCCAGGACCAGCTTGCCCGGGTCATTTTCCCCCTGGGGGGGATGACCAAGCCCGAGGTCAGGCAACTGGCGACCCGCTTCGGTCTTCGGGTTGCCGAGAAGGGGGAAAGCCAGGAGATTTGTTTCGTCCCCGACAACGACTATGTCCGGTTCCTGGAGGATGAACGGGGCGCCGGCTCGCTGGCCGGTGAGATTGTAGACCGGGCCGGCAACGTCCTCGGCCGCCACGAGGGGACCTATCGCTATACCGTGGGGCAGCGCCGTGGGCTCGGCATCGCCCATCCCCATCCCCTTTACGTGGTGGGGGTGGATGCGGGGACATGTCACGTGATCGTTGGTTCGAAGGAGGAGCTCCTGGCCCCGGGACTTTCTGCAACTGACGTGACGTGGGTCGTACCGCCTGCCGCGGAGACCTTGGAGGTCTCGTGCAAGATCCGTTACCGTCACCATCCGGTTCCATGCACGGTAAGGGTGCTTCCCGGCAACCGGGCCGAAGTCCGGTTCGGGGAGCCGGAGAAGTCGGTCACGCCAGGCCAGGCGGTGGTTTTCTACTCCGGCGACGAGGTGCTGGGCGGCGGCTGGATCGACGCGGCGGCCGAAGGATAG
- a CDS encoding cysteine desulfurase family protein, producing MMIYLDHNATTPVHPDVVEALLPFLQEKFGNPSSIHWGGRAVKGAVENAREQVAELVGCEPGEVVFTSSGTEADNMAIKGVAAALGGRGNHIVTTQVEHPGVANPCLYLENLGFEVTRLPVDTDGLLDVERLEAAITDRTILISAMAANNETGVLMPVREIGEIALRRRVYFHCDGVQAAGKIPLSVRDGGISLLALSAHKLYAPKGAGALVVKRGVKCHPLIHGGSQERNRRGGTENVAGIVAFGKACAISRETMAGEALRLKGLRDRLEEGILALVSGARVNGHRELRLPTTSNITIAGVEADSLLMALDLEGVAASSGSACSSGTLKVSPVLAAMGRTGEEAKGSVRFSLGRGNTDAEIDRVLAVLPAIVARLRGES from the coding sequence ATGATGATTTATCTGGACCACAATGCAACAACGCCGGTCCACCCCGATGTGGTGGAGGCGTTGTTGCCGTTTCTACAGGAAAAGTTCGGCAATCCGTCGAGCATTCACTGGGGAGGCCGCGCCGTGAAGGGGGCGGTGGAGAATGCCCGGGAACAGGTGGCGGAACTTGTTGGATGCGAACCGGGCGAGGTGGTTTTTACCTCTTCGGGGACCGAAGCCGACAATATGGCGATAAAGGGCGTGGCCGCGGCTCTCGGGGGGCGGGGCAACCACATTGTCACTACCCAGGTGGAGCATCCGGGGGTGGCCAACCCTTGCCTTTACCTGGAAAATCTCGGGTTCGAGGTGACGCGGCTCCCGGTGGATACGGACGGCCTACTCGATGTGGAGCGGCTGGAAGCGGCCATCACGGACAGGACCATCCTTATCTCGGCCATGGCCGCCAACAACGAAACCGGTGTGCTCATGCCGGTAAGGGAGATAGGGGAGATTGCTCTGCGCCGCCGCGTTTACTTCCATTGCGACGGTGTGCAGGCAGCCGGCAAGATCCCCCTTTCCGTGAGGGATGGCGGCATCTCCCTCCTGGCCCTGTCGGCCCACAAGCTCTATGCCCCGAAAGGGGCTGGTGCTCTGGTGGTGAAGCGCGGGGTGAAGTGCCATCCGCTGATTCACGGCGGCTCCCAGGAGCGAAACCGCCGGGGGGGGACTGAGAACGTGGCCGGCATCGTGGCTTTCGGCAAGGCATGCGCCATCTCCCGCGAAACCATGGCTGGCGAGGCGTTGCGGCTTAAGGGATTGCGCGACCGGCTGGAAGAGGGGATATTGGCGCTGGTGTCCGGCGCACGGGTGAATGGCCATCGGGAGCTGCGCCTTCCCACCACATCCAACATCACTATTGCGGGCGTGGAGGCCGATTCGCTGCTCATGGCCCTGGACCTTGAGGGCGTTGCCGCATCTTCGGGTTCCGCATGCAGCTCCGGAACCCTCAAAGTATCACCGGTCCTGGCGGCCATGGGGCGCACCGGCGAGGAGGCCAAGGGGTCGGTCCGGTTTTCGCTGGGAAGGGGAAATACCGACGCAGAGATCGACCGGGTGCTGGCGGTGCTGCCGGCTATCGTTGCCAGGCTGCGGGGAGAATCATGA
- a CDS encoding Rrf2 family transcriptional regulator codes for MRLSTRAQYAVRAMVDLSLHSEGNPVSLKDIALREDIPLNYLEQLFNRLRRGAIVESVRGPGGGYRLARKSSAILVGEIVATVEEPLTPVSCMDKGKGRCTRTAACTTHNVWEMLGERIRSFLDSITLEDLVMEARGRGDGK; via the coding sequence ATGCGTCTTTCAACACGGGCACAATATGCAGTGCGGGCAATGGTGGATCTTTCGCTCCATTCGGAGGGGAACCCGGTCTCGCTCAAGGATATTGCCCTGCGGGAGGATATTCCGCTCAACTATCTTGAGCAACTCTTCAACAGGCTCCGCCGTGGTGCCATAGTGGAGAGCGTACGGGGGCCCGGAGGGGGATATCGCCTGGCCCGCAAGAGTTCCGCAATCCTCGTTGGCGAAATCGTGGCAACCGTGGAGGAGCCCCTGACGCCGGTATCGTGCATGGACAAGGGGAAAGGGCGCTGTACCCGCACCGCGGCCTGCACTACCCATAATGTCTGGGAGATGCTCGGCGAGAGGATCAGGAGTTTCCTTGATTCGATTACCCTGGAGGATCTGGTAATGGAAGCGCGAGGGCGCGGAGACGGGAAATGA
- the cysE gene encoding serine O-acetyltransferase, whose amino-acid sequence MFARLHEDIQSVKERDPAARSSLEVFFCYPGLHAIWFHRFSHWFWVRNFFFIGRFISHLGRFCTGIEIHPGATIGRRLFIDHGMGVVIGETAEIGDDVTIYHGVTLGGVSLEKKKRHPTVADNAVIGSGAKVLGPFTVGAGAKIGSNSVVVKEVPDNATVVGIPGRVVMATEEQNKKADFEHGKLPDPEAKAISCLFDQLRELERKYAELANEHAALKRQVESGK is encoded by the coding sequence ATGTTTGCTCGACTCCATGAGGACATTCAATCGGTAAAGGAACGCGACCCCGCCGCCCGCAGCAGCCTCGAGGTTTTTTTCTGCTATCCAGGTCTTCATGCCATATGGTTCCATCGGTTTTCCCACTGGTTCTGGGTGCGGAATTTCTTCTTTATCGGCCGTTTCATCTCACATTTGGGGCGCTTTTGCACCGGTATCGAGATCCATCCCGGTGCCACTATCGGCCGGCGGCTTTTCATCGACCACGGCATGGGGGTCGTGATCGGTGAGACGGCAGAAATCGGCGATGATGTTACCATTTACCATGGGGTAACCCTCGGCGGCGTGAGCCTGGAGAAGAAGAAGCGGCATCCCACGGTGGCTGACAATGCGGTAATCGGTTCCGGGGCGAAGGTCCTCGGCCCCTTTACTGTAGGTGCCGGCGCCAAGATCGGCTCGAATTCCGTGGTAGTAAAGGAAGTGCCGGACAATGCGACGGTTGTCGGTATTCCGGGGCGCGTGGTCATGGCTACCGAGGAACAGAACAAGAAAGCCGACTTCGAGCACGGCAAGCTTCCGGACCCTGAAGCCAAGGCCATTTCGTGTCTCTTCGACCAGTTGCGGGAACTGGAGCGCAAGTATGCGGAGCTTGCCAATGAGCATGCGGCATTGAAACGCCAGGTGGAATCGGGCAAGTAG
- a CDS encoding DUF2019 domain-containing protein: MIDERLARLMHRFAAAAVAHAAAMDEMDQDRAGRHTSMIQGLYREIALTGREGREALLALLDSDRKEVAGMAAVYSLCYSPERAVAVLRRLSSGEDLFGFRASMALERWERGEWDLE, translated from the coding sequence ATGATTGATGAACGACTGGCAAGGCTCATGCACCGTTTTGCCGCCGCAGCCGTAGCCCATGCGGCGGCCATGGATGAGATGGATCAGGATAGGGCTGGCAGGCACACTTCAATGATTCAGGGGCTTTACCGTGAAATAGCACTGACCGGCCGGGAAGGGAGAGAGGCCCTTCTTGCGCTTCTTGACAGCGACCGGAAGGAGGTTGCCGGGATGGCTGCGGTCTACTCCCTGTGCTACAGTCCCGAGCGTGCCGTTGCGGTTCTCCGCAGGCTTTCTTCCGGAGAGGATCTCTTCGGATTCAGGGCAAGCATGGCTCTTGAACGCTGGGAACGGGGTGAGTGGGACCTGGAGTGA
- a CDS encoding integration host factor subunit beta encodes MTKSELVEHLAEKNTWLTRKDSEMIVNLVFDSISDALKRGEKVEIRGFGSFTVRERGAREARNPKSGDVVKIPAKKTPFFKTGKELRERVNIKED; translated from the coding sequence ATGACAAAAAGTGAACTGGTTGAGCATTTGGCGGAGAAGAATACCTGGCTGACCCGCAAGGACTCGGAGATGATAGTTAATCTCGTCTTCGACAGCATCAGCGATGCGCTTAAGCGGGGAGAAAAAGTCGAGATTCGCGGATTCGGCAGTTTCACGGTCCGCGAACGCGGCGCCCGTGAAGCGAGAAATCCCAAGAGCGGAGATGTGGTGAAAATCCCCGCCAAGAAGACGCCGTTCTTCAAGACCGGCAAGGAGCTTCGCGAACGGGTCAACATCAAGGAAGATTAG
- a CDS encoding 30S ribosomal protein S1: MSEDKGMKNRNNMTIKRFVDVEEDAEHGGSGEFAELFQESIKQHRVGEVLIGKVVHISNDFVLVDIGYKSEGYIPIDEFHDEEGNLTVKVGDEVKALFERKENQKGYAVLSRRKAERLAAWDVIDEAGGEGGVIEGKITGKVKGGLTVDIGVQGFLPASQVDLRPGGNLDKYIGITDRFKILKLNKKRGNIVLSRRALMEEERESVRSETLSNLAEGQVREGVVKNITDYGAFVDIGGVDGLLHVTDMSWGRLGHPSEMLKPGDNLSVKVLKYDQEKGKISLGLKQVTPDPWISVEQKYNTGDRVKGKVVSLADYGAFIALEDGVEGLVHVSEMSWTRRLRHPSEILTVGDEVETVVLGVDMANRRISLGLKQVQVNPWTQLEEKYPVGTKLEGQIKSITDFGVFIGIEDGIDGLVHVSDISWTKRIKHPGEVFTRGQTVQAVVLNIDPENERLSLGIKQLQLDPWSEIPVKYRPGTRIRGKVTSVTDFGLFLEIEEGIEGLIHVSELSREKVASPKEFANVGDELDAVVLSVDEAEKKIALSVKSLQMAAEKAEIESYMQTQGEATSNLGELLREGLRKNGDGND, encoded by the coding sequence ATGAGTGAAGACAAGGGCATGAAGAACCGCAACAATATGACGATCAAGCGATTCGTCGATGTGGAGGAGGATGCGGAGCATGGTGGGTCTGGGGAGTTCGCCGAACTTTTCCAGGAGAGCATTAAGCAGCATCGTGTCGGTGAAGTCCTGATCGGCAAGGTGGTTCATATCAGCAACGATTTCGTACTGGTCGATATCGGCTACAAGTCGGAAGGATATATCCCCATAGACGAGTTCCATGACGAAGAGGGAAACCTTACCGTGAAGGTCGGCGACGAGGTGAAGGCTCTCTTCGAGCGGAAGGAAAACCAGAAGGGATATGCCGTTCTCTCCCGCCGCAAGGCAGAGCGTTTGGCTGCCTGGGATGTCATTGACGAGGCCGGCGGCGAAGGCGGCGTTATCGAGGGCAAGATTACCGGGAAGGTGAAAGGCGGGCTCACGGTTGATATCGGCGTGCAGGGCTTTCTGCCGGCATCACAGGTCGATCTTCGCCCCGGTGGTAATCTCGATAAATATATCGGCATAACCGACAGGTTCAAGATTCTCAAGCTCAATAAAAAGCGCGGCAACATCGTTCTTTCTCGCCGGGCACTCATGGAAGAGGAGCGCGAGTCGGTACGTTCGGAAACCCTCTCCAACCTTGCCGAAGGGCAGGTTCGCGAAGGGGTGGTCAAGAATATTACCGACTACGGGGCGTTTGTTGACATTGGCGGGGTTGACGGCCTCCTCCACGTGACCGATATGTCCTGGGGGCGCCTCGGGCATCCCTCAGAGATGCTTAAGCCGGGCGACAATTTGAGCGTCAAGGTTCTCAAGTACGACCAGGAGAAGGGGAAGATTTCCCTTGGCCTCAAGCAGGTTACGCCCGATCCCTGGATTTCGGTGGAACAGAAATACAACACGGGTGACCGTGTAAAGGGCAAGGTGGTCAGCCTGGCCGATTATGGCGCATTTATCGCCTTGGAGGATGGGGTCGAAGGTCTCGTCCATGTTTCCGAAATGTCGTGGACCCGCAGGCTGCGCCATCCCTCCGAAATACTCACCGTGGGGGATGAAGTGGAGACCGTCGTTCTCGGCGTAGATATGGCCAACCGCCGCATCTCGCTGGGCCTCAAGCAGGTTCAGGTGAATCCCTGGACGCAACTGGAGGAGAAGTATCCGGTCGGCACCAAGCTCGAGGGGCAGATCAAGAGCATTACCGACTTCGGCGTTTTCATCGGCATCGAAGATGGGATTGACGGTCTTGTCCATGTTTCCGACATCTCCTGGACCAAGCGGATCAAGCACCCCGGCGAAGTCTTTACCCGGGGGCAGACCGTTCAGGCAGTGGTGTTGAACATCGATCCCGAAAACGAGCGGCTCTCCCTTGGCATCAAGCAACTCCAGCTGGATCCCTGGAGCGAGATTCCGGTCAAGTACCGTCCCGGCACCCGTATCCGCGGCAAGGTAACTTCGGTTACCGACTTCGGCCTCTTCCTTGAGATCGAGGAAGGTATTGAAGGACTCATCCACGTGTCCGAGCTCTCCCGCGAGAAGGTGGCTTCTCCCAAAGAGTTCGCCAACGTCGGAGACGAGCTTGATGCGGTGGTGCTCAGTGTCGACGAAGCGGAAAAGAAAATAGCTCTTTCCGTAAAGTCGCTCCAGATGGCAGCAGAAAAAGCGGAAATCGAGTCCTATATGCAAACGCAGGGAGAAGCCACATCCAACCTTGGCGAACTTCTTCGTGAAGGGCTCCGGAAAAACGGTGACGGAAACGACTGA